One Acidobacteriota bacterium DNA segment encodes these proteins:
- the coaE gene encoding dephospho-CoA kinase (Dephospho-CoA kinase (CoaE) performs the final step in coenzyme A biosynthesis.), whose amino-acid sequence MPLLVAGLTGGIATGKSTVGQWLSELGAYVVDADRLAHEAMAPTGPAYDGVVTEFGQEILAADLTIDRTKLAADVFGNPAHLQRLNALVHPHVRDAASRRFFAQVQKDPHSIGVFEAALLVETGAHRDMDRLIVTHCRRETQIERMLARGLDREEAGFRLSAQLPHNSKIELADFAIDTDRGREETRESVREIWASLRGEALGS is encoded by the coding sequence ATGCCATTGCTGGTGGCAGGGTTGACCGGTGGAATCGCCACCGGCAAGAGCACGGTCGGTCAATGGTTGTCCGAGCTTGGTGCCTACGTCGTCGATGCGGACCGCCTGGCCCATGAGGCGATGGCGCCGACAGGGCCCGCCTACGACGGCGTGGTTACCGAATTCGGTCAGGAGATCCTGGCGGCGGATCTGACCATCGACCGAACGAAACTGGCCGCGGATGTCTTCGGCAATCCGGCGCATCTCCAGCGACTGAACGCGCTCGTCCATCCGCACGTGCGAGACGCCGCCAGTCGCCGGTTCTTCGCACAGGTGCAGAAGGACCCACATTCGATCGGTGTCTTCGAGGCGGCTCTCCTGGTGGAGACCGGAGCCCATCGAGATATGGATCGACTGATCGTCACCCACTGCCGCCGGGAGACACAGATCGAACGGATGCTGGCCCGCGGTCTGGACCGCGAGGAGGCGGGGTTTCGGCTGTCCGCCCAACTTCCACACAACAGCAAGATCGAACTCGCAGACTTCGCCATCGACACCGACCGCGGCCGGGAAGAGACCCGAGAGTCCGTACGAGAGATCTGGGCTTCTCTGAGGGGAGAGGCGCTCGGTAGTTGA
- the folD gene encoding bifunctional methylenetetrahydrofolate dehydrogenase/methenyltetrahydrofolate cyclohydrolase FolD: MTETQIETKVLDGKATAKAIRAEVAEGCASLLERHGIRPGLTVVLVGEDPASSIYVRSKNRAAERAGMTSDIIRLPADASESKVLETVEQLNADASVHGILIQLPLPDGIDASKVIKAIDPDKDVDGFHPVNVGRVNIGLPGFAPCTPAGVIELLKRYQIELSGAHAVVIGRSNIVGKPMAALLLRENCTVTVCHSRTKDLPAVAAQADILIAAVGRLGMVTADFIRPGAAVIDVGIHRVSDEAMVRDLFDDDAKRLATLAEKGAVVAGDVHPAQAANRAGWLTPVPGGVGPLTIAMLLKNTLTAATRSAERA, translated from the coding sequence GTGACGGAGACGCAGATCGAGACGAAAGTCCTTGACGGGAAGGCAACTGCGAAGGCGATCCGCGCCGAGGTTGCGGAGGGTTGCGCAAGTCTTCTTGAACGGCATGGGATCCGTCCCGGCCTGACCGTCGTGCTCGTCGGCGAAGATCCTGCTTCATCGATCTACGTGCGAAGCAAGAACCGGGCGGCCGAACGCGCCGGGATGACCTCGGATATCATCCGGCTCCCCGCCGATGCCTCCGAGTCAAAAGTCCTCGAGACGGTCGAGCAACTGAACGCAGATGCCAGCGTGCACGGCATCCTGATCCAGTTGCCGCTACCCGACGGAATCGATGCGAGCAAGGTGATCAAGGCGATCGATCCAGATAAGGATGTTGACGGTTTTCACCCCGTAAACGTCGGGCGGGTCAACATCGGCTTGCCCGGGTTCGCACCCTGTACACCTGCAGGGGTGATCGAGCTCCTGAAGCGATACCAGATCGAACTATCGGGAGCCCACGCCGTCGTCATCGGCAGAAGTAACATCGTCGGCAAGCCGATGGCCGCACTTCTTCTGCGTGAAAACTGTACCGTCACCGTCTGTCATTCGCGCACGAAAGACCTCCCGGCCGTCGCGGCCCAGGCCGACATTCTTATCGCTGCCGTAGGCCGACTCGGGATGGTCACGGCTGATTTCATACGCCCCGGTGCCGCGGTCATCGATGTGGGAATCCACCGTGTCAGCGACGAGGCGATGGTCCGCGACCTGTTCGACGACGACGCCAAGCGGCTGGCAACGCTGGCCGAGAAGGGTGCGGTCGTCGCCGGCGATGTCCACCCCGCTCAGGCTGCCAACCGTGCGGGCTGGCTGACACCGGTCCCCGGCGGGGTAGGGCCGTTGACGATCGCGATGCTTCTCAAGAACACCCTCACCGCCGCTACGCGATCCGCCGAGCGAGCCTAG